Proteins encoded by one window of Pecten maximus chromosome 15, xPecMax1.1, whole genome shotgun sequence:
- the LOC117344051 gene encoding uncharacterized protein LOC117344051 isoform X2, whose translation MDNGGEATPLKGPTIMTIIPHGRLVEEGDISEECGDDLTAGEATKMILMMMTGTYTDTDLPPEDSIEWRLVQLHEEILGVANPASGPHRGRGQQLIKDSLGGHGRHQIRCLHYG comes from the exons ATGGACAATGGTGGGGAAGCGACTCCTTTGAAAGGTCCGACGATTATGACGATTATTCCCCATGGGCGATTGGTAGAGGAAGGGGACATTTCGGAGGAATGCGGCGACGATTTAACCGCTGGGGAAGCGACGAAGatgattttgatgatgatgactgGAACATATACAGACACAGATTTGCCTCCAGAGGATTCAATCGAATGGCGCCTCGTGCAGCTCCACGAAGAAATACTTGGGGTAGCCAATCCAGCTTCCGGACCACACAGGGGGCGTGGCCAGCAACTAATCAAAGACAGTCTCGGCGGACATGGTCGTCACCAAATTCGTTGTCTGCAT TATGGATGA
- the LOC117344334 gene encoding endoribonuclease YbeY-like isoform X2, which translates to MSVVIHNLQRSIRLNVQRLERDELEPGQALPEIPEPDRRLLGDLMLGIPYIHKHSQLHEEQLEETLSVMVLHGMCHLIGYDHETEDQWKQMYHKELRILEQFNQKTGYSCKPLLGIGHG; encoded by the exons ATGTCCGTAGTTATCCACAATCTACAGAGGTCAATCAGACTGAATGTGCAGCGCTTGGAGAGAGAT GAATTAGAGCCCGGACAAGCATTACCAGAAATACCTGAGCCGGACAGAAGACTCCTAGGCGACCTGATGTTGGGCATCCCTTATATACACAAACACTCTCAATTACACGAGGAACAGTTGGAGGAGACACTAAGT gtgATGGTTCTGCATGGGATgtgtcatttgattggctacgACCACGAGACCGAGGACCAATGGAAACAGATGTACCATAAGGAGTTAAGGATTTTAGAACAATTCAACCAGAAAACAGGATACAGTTGCAAGCCTCTATTAGGCATTGGTCATGGATGA
- the LOC117343938 gene encoding uncharacterized protein LOC117343938 has protein sequence MARTTGALTAVIVAGLCVTIACGANLKDGTEGNDVGTPAPTVTSTEKAAIDHLVDSIKGYRIVGINKQPCQQLGGMYIMFNCIILTPAKGWKTMQLGNKIIGG, from the exons ATGGCGCGGACGACGGGAGCACTAACGGCGGTTATCGTGGCTGGTCTGTGTGTAACTATCGCTTGTG GTGCGAACTTAAAAGACGGTACAGAAGGAAATGACGTCGGCACACCAGCTCCAACCGTCACATCCACTGAGAAGGCTGCCATTGATCACCTAGTGGACTCCATCAAGGGGTACCGCATCGTCGGTATTAACAAACAACCATGCCAACAGCTTGGAGGGATGTACATTATGTTCAACTGCATAATTTTAACAC CGGCAAAAGGGTGGAAGACAATGCAATTAGGAAACAAGATCATCGGTGGTTAG
- the LOC117344334 gene encoding endoribonuclease YbeY-like isoform X1, translating into MSVVIHNLQRSIRLNVQRLERDVRYLRRLMGLTSFHMGIQCVEDDYIAEANLAYRGVEGTTDVLAFPLLEELEPGQALPEIPEPDRRLLGDLMLGIPYIHKHSQLHEEQLEETLSVMVLHGMCHLIGYDHETEDQWKQMYHKELRILEQFNQKTGYSCKPLLGIGHG; encoded by the exons ATGTCCGTAGTTATCCACAATCTACAGAGGTCAATCAGACTGAATGTGCAGCGCTTGGAGAGAGATGTACGTTATTTGCGTCGTTTGATGGGGTTGACTAGTTTCCACATGGGGATACAGTGCGTTGAAGATGATTACATAGCGGAGGCGAACTTAGCGTATCGAGGTGTCGAAGGAACCACAGACGTTCTTGCCTTTCCTCTCCTCGAG GAATTAGAGCCCGGACAAGCATTACCAGAAATACCTGAGCCGGACAGAAGACTCCTAGGCGACCTGATGTTGGGCATCCCTTATATACACAAACACTCTCAATTACACGAGGAACAGTTGGAGGAGACACTAAGT gtgATGGTTCTGCATGGGATgtgtcatttgattggctacgACCACGAGACCGAGGACCAATGGAAACAGATGTACCATAAGGAGTTAAGGATTTTAGAACAATTCAACCAGAAAACAGGATACAGTTGCAAGCCTCTATTAGGCATTGGTCATGGATGA
- the LOC117344051 gene encoding uncharacterized protein LOC117344051 isoform X1 gives MDNGGEATPLKGPTIMTIIPHGRLVEEGDISEECGDDLTAGEATKMILMMMTGTYTDTDLPPEDSIEWRLVQLHEEILGVANPASGPHRGRGQQLIKDSLGGHGRHQIRCLHPQQNKITVPEYG, from the exons ATGGACAATGGTGGGGAAGCGACTCCTTTGAAAGGTCCGACGATTATGACGATTATTCCCCATGGGCGATTGGTAGAGGAAGGGGACATTTCGGAGGAATGCGGCGACGATTTAACCGCTGGGGAAGCGACGAAGatgattttgatgatgatgactgGAACATATACAGACACAGATTTGCCTCCAGAGGATTCAATCGAATGGCGCCTCGTGCAGCTCCACGAAGAAATACTTGGGGTAGCCAATCCAGCTTCCGGACCACACAGGGGGCGTGGCCAGCAACTAATCAAAGACAGTCTCGGCGGACATGGTCGTCACCAAATTCGTTGTCTGCAT ccacaacaaaataaaattactgTGCCAGAA TATGGATGA